The window ACTCAACAATCTCATTACGTTATCAGAATACTAAAAATTTAAATGGTTATAGCCAAAAATATAGTGATGAAATTGACAAGAAAACAAAAGTTTTAGAAAGTTGGCTAGACGAGTTAGTCTTAAATAAACAAACAAAAGCTAAAGAAGACTTGCAAAAATCCGTAAAATCCTTAGAAAAAGAAGTGATCTCCTTAAAAGATGAGATTAAGAACGGAACGGAAAAGCTAGAAGAAAATGAAAAGCTACTAAATGAAAAAAAAGCCGAATATGATAAAAATAAAGCCGAATATGATAAGAAACATGAAGAAATTCAAGTAGAATTAGAATCAAAAGATGCAGAGCTACAGGAAAATCAAGAAAAAATACAGCATCAAGAACAATTATATGAAGAAAAAGCACAAGAATTTGAAAAGGCAGAGAGTCTTTTGCAAGAAAAAAAGACAGAATTGGCTGGATTACGGAGTCAATTAGAAGAAGCAAAAGCTAGTTTAGAAGAATCTCGTCAGGAGTTGATTCGACAAAATCAAGCATTGACTAGTCTACCTCCTCAACAACAAGCAATTGCTACTGAACAATATAATACAGCTTATGCAGAATATTTAACTCAAGAACAAGTAATTCTAGCCCAAGAAAATGAATTGCTAACGAATGAAACTGCGCTAATTGCAAATGAAACAGAGTTAAATGCGAATCTTAGTGAGATTGAGGCGGCAAAAGGCGAACTGCTTCAGGCCCAGACTAATTTTAATCAAGCAGCAGAAAAATTTCAAACAAGCGAAGAAGAAGTGAATCAGAATTTAGAAGAACAGCAACAAGCAATTGATGATGCTGAAGAACGTTTGGATAGTGAAGAAACTAAGTTTGATGATTTTGTTAGTAGCTTTGAGGAACAGAAAGCAGATGCTGAAGCTGCTATTGAAGAATTAGGCGAAAATATAAAAAAATTAACGAATTCAGTTAAGAAAGTTAGTTTACCAAAGTATACAATTCAGACAAGATTTGATCAACAAGGATATTCTTTATACAAAGAAAACATTGATCGTCTAGAAGGTTTAGGTTTGATTTTTCCAGTTTTCTTTTTTGGAGTAGCTTTACTTGTTACAATGACTACCATAACAAGAATGATTGAGATGCAACGAATTCAAATTGGAACATTAAAAGCATTAGGTGTTTCACCAGTGAATATTTTTTCTAAATATTTTTACTATGCGTTGTCGTCTGGTTTATTAGGCTTCATTGTAGGGAGTATCATAGGAATTTATGGATTGCCAAACTTTATGTTTTATATGTATAAGCCAATGTATAATTTTGAAAGTCTAATTACGACAGTTAAGTTTGAATATGTTCTACAGGCATTTTTAATTACAATTATTGTAACGACATTACCTGTTTTTCTATTTTATACATCTATCTTTAAAGAAAGTGCCTTAAAACTAATGCGTCCGAAAGTTCCATTAGTTGGTCGAAAAATATTAATTGAGAAATGGACATTTCTATGGAGTAAGTTTAGCTTTGATACAAGATTGTCTTTAAGAAATTTATTTAGATATAAATTACGAGCTTTAATGGTTATTGTTGGAATTGCAGGTTCAATTGCTTTACTCTATACGGGATTTAGTGCAAATGAAGCCATTCGGAAAATTCCGGATCGACAATATCAACAATTAAATCAATATCAATTAACTATGCAACTAAATAATGCTGTAGATGAAACCGATACAGAAGCAAATCATCCCTACCAGTCAGTACTAAACTATTATGGGGTGAATGAGCGACTATTAGTTCATCAGCAAGTCATTGAGGTTGGAAAAAGTAAAGAATCTAAAAAGGTGACTCTAGTTGTACCTAAAAACGAAAAGCAACTAAATGAGTTTATTTTGTTAAGAGATCATTGGAATCATGATGCTATTCCTTTAACAAACACGGGAGTCATTATTTCAGAAAAGCTTGCCAAAATGTTTAAGCTAAAAGTTGGTTCTACAATTGAATTTAAGACTAATGATGGCAGTAAAAAGCAAGCTAAAGTGGCAGCTATTAGTGAAAACTATATGAATAATTTTATTTACTTTACTAGTGAGTACTATCAAGAAACCATGAAGCAAAAGCCAAGCTTTGATGTTGAATTGTTGAAATTACCACTAGAGTTTGATCAACAACTAGTTTCTACTACTAAAGAAACAAAAGCTAGCGAAGATACAGTGCTAATTGATGCACCGTTTTATAGCTATTCTGAGAAACTAGATTCTTCATCTGATGACGAAACAGATGCGTCAGAAGATAGTACAGAGGCGACTAAAGAAGCAGAACTGTTTAAAATTGTGAATCGAAGTGGTAAAGATAGTACAGTTCAAGATAATATTGTTCGGAATTTATTAGATCTCGACGAAGTTTCAGGTATCACTTTTATTAGCGATGCAAAACAAGAAGTGAGCAGTGTTCTAGATAGCTTAACGAGTATTTTTTATCTATTAACGGTTTCCGCTGTCGTCTTAACAATTGTTGTGCTAATTAATTTAGCCAATATTAATGTCTTTGAACGCCGACAAGATATTTCAGTGCTGAAAGTGATGGGGTATAATGGAAAAAAAGTCACGCTTTACGTTTTCCGTGAAATTTACTTGTTAATGTTTGTGGGAATCGGACTCGGTGGATTAATTGGAATTTGGCTGTATAATATTGTAATGGCTGAATTAGAATTAGATTTTATTCTGTTTCCAGAAAGTACATTTTTGCTTAATTTTGGAAATTCTAGTGTAGTTGTTATTCTTTTATTCATGCTAATTATGTTAAGAATGCATCGAACCATTCAAGATATTAATCTTTTGGAATCATTAAAATCAGTTGAATAAAACTAGTTAAGCCGTTAAATCTAAGAAATTATTTCTGGATTTAACGGCTTTTTTGCATTAAAAAAAGTGAGTATTGGTGATTTTTCACCAATACTCACTTTTAAAGAAATCTCAATTAGTTGGTAGTTGCAGAACCAATTGTTTCTTTAGCAGACACATTTCCAGTTTTTTGTAAATCAAATTTGGCAACTTTTTCCATGTTCGTAATAGCAACAATCATATCTGTCGCCTTACCAGCATCGATAATTTGTTTTAAATCAACAGTAGCAATTAATGTATCAGCCGTAACAACATCACCAGCTTGAACTTTGATTTCAAATGGAGCACCTTTTAACTCAACCGTATCAAGCCCCATATGCAAGAGAATTTCTAAACCACTGCTCATTTCAAATCCGAGAGCATGCTTCGTTTCAAAAACATTGATGATTTTACCAGCAACAGGGGAATAAATAGCACCATCTGTTGGCTGAACAGCATAACCATCACCCATCATTTTTTCTGAGAAGACAGGATCGCTAACTTCTGAAATTGGAATTAAAACACCATTAACAGGAGCATGGAATTCAACAGTTTGAACTTCATTTGAAGTTGTTTCTGTTTCTGTAACAACAGGAGCTTTAGTTGCTGCAGGAGTTGGGGCTACATTTGCTGTAACTGGTGTGACAGGATCTAATTTATTAAAGATTCCTGCACGACGGAAGAAAATGGTTAAGAAGAATGGTACCACAATTGAGATTGCCATTCCGATAAAGAAAGGAACCCAATCTTGAATTCTAACAGATAGGAAACCAGGTAAACCACCGACGCCGATTGAGTTTGCTCGAACACCCATTAAGGTTACAAACATACCAGCAATACCAGATCCAATCATAGCAGCTACAAACGGATAGATATATTTTAAATTAATTCCGAACATCGCAGGCTCAGTAACACCTAGATAAGCAGAGATTGTTGCAGGAATTGAGATTTGTTCTTCTTTTTCATTTCCTTTGTGAAGGAAGATAACTGCAAGAACGGCAGAACCTTGAGCAATATTTGATAAAGCAATCATTGGCCATAAGTTAGTTGTACCAAAGTCAGCAATTAATTGTGCATCGATTGCCAATGTCGTATGATGCAGACCAGTAATAACTAACGGTGAATAAATGAAGCCAAACAAAGCACCAAATAACCAGCTTAATGAAGATGTTAATCCCATATTTACAACAGCTGAAATCCAGCTACCGATTGTCCAACCAATTGGTCCTAAAATAACATGAGCTGCAATAACAGTAGGAACTAAAGCCAATAATGGCACGAAAATCATTGAAACAACTTCAGGAACATGTTTTCTAAAGAATCTTTCTAGATAAGCTAACATAAAACCAGCTAACATGGCTGGAATTACTTGTGCTTGGTATCCAATTTTATCAACTTGGGCAAAACCGAAGTCCCAGAAAGGAATATCAGCAACTTTAGTTGAAGCAACAGCATAAGCATTTAGTAGTTGTGGAGAAACTAAGGTAATCCCTAGAACAATCCCAAGGATTTGGGTAGTTCCCATTTTCTTCGTAACACTCCACGTAATTCCAACTGGTAAGAATTGGAAGATAGCTTCCCCGATTAGCCATAGGAAATCATTTACTCCTGCCCAAAACTGTGACATTTCAACGATTGTTTGACCACCAAATTGAATATCTCCAAGAATATTACGGAAACCTAAGATTAGCCCTCCGATAACAATTGCTGGTAATAACGGCGTGAAAATTTCA is drawn from Carnobacterium gallinarum DSM 4847 and contains these coding sequences:
- a CDS encoding FtsX-like permease family protein; translation: MKVLRLDFWREISKSKNRFFSISLLIMIGTILFIGLKSVGPNMTDTASDYYKKYQLLDFQIQTTVGFEEADYLNLMKADPTIESSELGYSQIVMSYEKNLVAYLKSFPKYQKNEDSGLEIIEGKLPRKSGELAIDKKMLGSYKIGDKITFNDSSDTAIKDQLKVTTFKIVGIVSSPEFIQSGTRGLSPVGKGLIDFFGVILEEDFALPVYSTISLRYQNTKNLNGYSQKYSDEIDKKTKVLESWLDELVLNKQTKAKEDLQKSVKSLEKEVISLKDEIKNGTEKLEENEKLLNEKKAEYDKNKAEYDKKHEEIQVELESKDAELQENQEKIQHQEQLYEEKAQEFEKAESLLQEKKTELAGLRSQLEEAKASLEESRQELIRQNQALTSLPPQQQAIATEQYNTAYAEYLTQEQVILAQENELLTNETALIANETELNANLSEIEAAKGELLQAQTNFNQAAEKFQTSEEEVNQNLEEQQQAIDDAEERLDSEETKFDDFVSSFEEQKADAEAAIEELGENIKKLTNSVKKVSLPKYTIQTRFDQQGYSLYKENIDRLEGLGLIFPVFFFGVALLVTMTTITRMIEMQRIQIGTLKALGVSPVNIFSKYFYYALSSGLLGFIVGSIIGIYGLPNFMFYMYKPMYNFESLITTVKFEYVLQAFLITIIVTTLPVFLFYTSIFKESALKLMRPKVPLVGRKILIEKWTFLWSKFSFDTRLSLRNLFRYKLRALMVIVGIAGSIALLYTGFSANEAIRKIPDRQYQQLNQYQLTMQLNNAVDETDTEANHPYQSVLNYYGVNERLLVHQQVIEVGKSKESKKVTLVVPKNEKQLNEFILLRDHWNHDAIPLTNTGVIISEKLAKMFKLKVGSTIEFKTNDGSKKQAKVAAISENYMNNFIYFTSEYYQETMKQKPSFDVELLKLPLEFDQQLVSTTKETKASEDTVLIDAPFYSYSEKLDSSSDDETDASEDSTEATKEAELFKIVNRSGKDSTVQDNIVRNLLDLDEVSGITFISDAKQEVSSVLDSLTSIFYLLTVSAVVLTIVVLINLANINVFERRQDISVLKVMGYNGKKVTLYVFREIYLLMFVGIGLGGLIGIWLYNIVMAELELDFILFPESTFLLNFGNSSVVVILLFMLIMLRMHRTIQDINLLESLKSVE
- the treP gene encoding PTS system trehalose-specific EIIBC component; its protein translation is MGKYTDDATKLLKDIGGKENISAVTHCATRMRFVLNDDSKADKDAIENISSVKGMFTNAGQFQVIIGNDVPTFYNDFAAVSGVEGVSKEQVKGAAQQHQNIVQKAVAILAEIFTPLLPAIVIGGLILGFRNILGDIQFGGQTIVEMSQFWAGVNDFLWLIGEAIFQFLPVGITWSVTKKMGTTQILGIVLGITLVSPQLLNAYAVASTKVADIPFWDFGFAQVDKIGYQAQVIPAMLAGFMLAYLERFFRKHVPEVVSMIFVPLLALVPTVIAAHVILGPIGWTIGSWISAVVNMGLTSSLSWLFGALFGFIYSPLVITGLHHTTLAIDAQLIADFGTTNLWPMIALSNIAQGSAVLAVIFLHKGNEKEEQISIPATISAYLGVTEPAMFGINLKYIYPFVAAMIGSGIAGMFVTLMGVRANSIGVGGLPGFLSVRIQDWVPFFIGMAISIVVPFFLTIFFRRAGIFNKLDPVTPVTANVAPTPAATKAPVVTETETTSNEVQTVEFHAPVNGVLIPISEVSDPVFSEKMMGDGYAVQPTDGAIYSPVAGKIINVFETKHALGFEMSSGLEILLHMGLDTVELKGAPFEIKVQAGDVVTADTLIATVDLKQIIDAGKATDMIVAITNMEKVAKFDLQKTGNVSAKETIGSATTN